The nucleotide sequence AATTACTACACCCATGTTTCACTTAAATGTTAATACTCCCCTCCGATCTCTGAATCAATAGACAGGATTAATCTGTTCACATGACTGATCTCTAACAAGATATAAGTAAATGCATACAATGAGTACTACCTCTAATTCCCACCGTGCAGGTTTGGATTTCAAAGCTCTAGTCTATTGCAGTGGTGCGCAACCCGTGGGTCACAACCCCAAGGGGGTCGCAAATATCTTCCTGGGGGGTCACAGGCCCGTCCAACTGGCAGCCGTGCGGCGCTTAGATtcggccagccaggggctgggcacagcAGTGTGACACTTGAATCCAGCCAGCCAAtggctgggcccagcagttggCAGCCCCCGCGGCATAGCACCTAGATTTggctggccgggggctgggtCCGGCAGTTGGAGGCAGGTTcgcagatcaaaaaaggttgTGCACTACTGGTCTATTGAACATGGCAATGTTAGTGATTCCTAAGAAACAGCTCTAATTACCATTTATATACCTCTTTTATGTGTCTTTGCAGGTTGAACTTGGGTTATTTAGCCTGCAAGTTGTTTAACCCTTTCTGGCTCTGTGTCACAGCAAATCGTTAAATCCTAGGACAAGATGTACCAATATTTTCGTATCATGCCGaaatcactctctctctctctgagggtacgtctagactacatggctccgtcgacggagccatgtagatttgtttttttggcaaaggcaaatgaagccgcgatttaaatgatctaaatgaagccgtgatttaaatttacatggctgccgcgctgagccgacaaacagctaatcagctgtttgtccgctcagcacgctagtctggacgctcccctgccgacatcaaagccctttgtcagcagccccggtaaacctcatcccacgaggaataacggggctgccgacaaaagctttgatgtcggcaggggagcgtccagactaccgcgctgagcggataaacagctgatcagctgtttgtcggctcagcgcggcagccatgtaaatttaaatgaagacgcgatcatttaaatcgcggcttcatttgtctttgcctatctgtctaatctacctggctccatcgatggagccatgtagtctagacacagcctgagtgtgtaACGCTTGTTTCCCTTTTTCTGATAATCTGGTACATGGGTATTCAGCACCTTTACCACTGGCTAGCTCTCAGAATGTCTTGGAGATAAGTTTACAGCCGGTTGATTGCATTACAGTTTCTTCAACTGACAGGAAAGGCCTGgaaaacccagctgctccagagggcTTTATCATTTCAAAGTAGGTCAGACTCTGAGTTTATAAAAAATGGTGCAGTGTCCTTTTAAGTACTAGTCtcagcagggtcagggtcaggaaaTATGCTGCCTGATTTCCATGGTGTCTCATCGTTACCAAGGTTCTTTGTAagatctgtttgttttttccaggTTCCTGGTTGGTGCCCCAGAGCTGTAGTGAGGAATGAATGACCCAGCAGATCCCTCAAGGCTATTCCTCAACTCCTCCCTGGAAACTGCAGAACAATGTGGCAAAGAGACCCATACAGAGAACATCCTTTTTGCCACTTTTTATCTCCTGGACTTCATCCTGGCTTTTGTTGGCAATACTCTGGCTCTTTGGCTCTTCATCCGGGACCAGAAGTCAGGTACTCCCGCCAATATTTTCCTGATGCATCTTGCTGTGGCTGACCTGTTTTTTGTGCTGGTTCTACCTACCCGGCTGGTATATCACTTTTCTGGCAACCACTGGCCATTTGGAGAGATCCCATGCAGACTCATTGGCTTCCTTTTTTATCTCAACATGTATGCCAGTATCTACTTCCTCATGTGCATCAGTGTCGATCGCTTCCTAGCCATTGTGCACCCTGTGAAATCCATCAAAGTCCGCAGGTCACTCTACGCCCACTTGGCATGTGCCTTTCTTTGGGTTATAGTTGCTGTTGCAATGGCACCTCTGTTGGTCAATGTGCAGACAGCCGAGATGAACAACACGACTGTCTGCCTACAGCTCTACAGAGAGAAGGCCTCACGCCATGCTCTTGTGTCCCTGGCAGTAGCATTCACCTTT is from Pelodiscus sinensis isolate JC-2024 chromosome 10, ASM4963464v1, whole genome shotgun sequence and encodes:
- the GPR17 gene encoding uracil nucleotide/cysteinyl leukotriene receptor, with amino-acid sequence MNDPADPSRLFLNSSLETAEQCGKETHTENILFATFYLLDFILAFVGNTLALWLFIRDQKSGTPANIFLMHLAVADLFFVLVLPTRLVYHFSGNHWPFGEIPCRLIGFLFYLNMYASIYFLMCISVDRFLAIVHPVKSIKVRRSLYAHLACAFLWVIVAVAMAPLLVNVQTAEMNNTTVCLQLYREKASRHALVSLAVAFTFPFVTTVTCYLLIIRSLRSGNRVEKHLKEKAIKMIIVVLMIFLVCFVPYHINRYIYILHYDGTKTSCETQRILALSNRITSCLTSLNGALDPVMYFFVAEKFREALCSLFCGKRAVMLPPSYEGKTNESSLSAKSEL